From one Dermacentor variabilis isolate Ectoservices chromosome 3, ASM5094787v1, whole genome shotgun sequence genomic stretch:
- the LOC142574996 gene encoding uncharacterized protein LOC142574996 — protein sequence MQQENASKPEEVLRAQIETLPLKQRECVMHCFSAAKKKNAKGNIYSKDWILECILMKMKSAKLYEHLRRHNIISLPSNSTLKRYLRLYKSAFGFSHKVLNQLKLRTKHMSSMNRRGGLLVDEIKLSEHLMVTPSGHIEGFVDMGPFTSEGQTVTCDHGMVVMFVPFTGKWSQVIGAFATSANVKAEMLAKILIEATILAEASGLFVDFVTCDGASWNRRMWKILGIGVKSNKITCKLDHPVDSARHLHFLSDFPHLLKCLRNTLLKHPLNTPDGMVCGKISYL from the coding sequence ATGCAGCAGGAGAATGCCTCAAAACCAGAAGAAGTCCTGCGAGCACAGATTGAAACTTTGCCTCTCAAGCAGCGGGAATGTGTTATGCACTGTTTCTCTGCtgcaaagaagaaaaatgctAAAGGAAACATCTATTCAAAAGACTGGATTCTTGAATGTATTCTAATGAAAATGAAAAGCGCCAAATTGTACGAGCATCTTCGCAGACATAACATCATTTCCCTCCCGAGCAACAGTACATTGAAGCGCTACCTGAGGCTCTACAAGAGTGCATTTGGGTTTAGCCACAAGGTGCTAAACCAGCTCAAGCTCAGAACAAAACATATGAGCAGCATGAATAGACGGGGCGGCCTTTTGGTCGATGAAATTAAGCTGTCTGAGCACCTTATGGTAACTCCTTCTGGCCACATAGAAGGCTTTGTCGACATGGGCCCTTTCACGTCTGAAGGGCAAACTGTTACCTGCGACCACGGCATGGTAGTAATGTTCGTGCCATTTACTGGAAAATGGAGCCAGGTTATTGGTGCATTTGCTACAAGCGCTAACGTGAAAGCAGAAATGCTTGCGAAAATATTAATTGAGGCAACAATTCTTGCTGAAGCGAGTGGACTGTTTGTTGATTTTGTTACGTGCGATGGCGCGTCTTGGAATAGGCGGATGTGGAAAATATTGGGAATTGGAGTCAAGTCAAACAAGATCACTTGCAAGCTAGACCACCCTGTGGACTCTGCTAGGCATCTCCACTTCTTGTCCGATTTTCCACATTTGCTGAAGTGCCTCAGGAACACGCTCCTCAAGCATCCCCTGAATACACCTGATGGCATGGTATGTGGCAAAATTTCATATTTGTAA